In the genome of Ananas comosus cultivar F153 linkage group 11, ASM154086v1, whole genome shotgun sequence, one region contains:
- the LOC109717550 gene encoding acidic proline-rich protein PRP25-like, with product MASTAVFPTIFVLFLTVSIIFLPHALAAGNDPNKKAAPPPAQSLSPQSYLGQIPWYPGTPTNNAARGWPQSPPPPRSSPGGQGTPPPAQSSLPSFPLEQIPPTELPCIPPGGQASPTPGVVQQARNSTGNQSRAGQQPVDSNRCPNPGASQFYASNMGSWKDGSKPF from the exons ATGGCTTCAACGGCAGTATTCCCCACCATTTTCGTTCTTTTCCTCACCGTCTCCATCATTTTCCTCCCTCATGCATTGGCCGCCGGGAATGACCCTAACAAAAAAG CTGCACCACCGCCTGCGCAATCTTTGTCGCCTCAATCTTATTTAGGGCAGATTCCATGGTATCCCGGAACACCAACCAACAATGCTGCCCGAGGATGGCCTCAAAGTCCTCCCCCACCGCGCAGTTCACCGGGAGGCCAAG GTACACCGCCGCCTGCGCAATCTTCGCTGCCTTCATTCCCTTTAGAACAGATTCCGCCGACCGAGCTACCTTGCATTCCACCGGGAGGTCAAGCTTCGCCAACTCC AGGAGTAGTACAACAGGCACGCAACTCTACTGGTAATCAATCACGGGCCGGACAACAACCTGTGGATTCTAACCGGTGCCCTAATCCCGGTGCTTCTCAATTTTATGCTTCTAATATgg GATCATGGAAGGATGGAAGCAAACCCTTTTAG